Proteins from one Sulfurovum sp. TSL1 genomic window:
- a CDS encoding NAD(P)H-quinone oxidoreductase subunit 3 encodes MTHVITEHPYFGVFVLFALTAVAFPATLWAARFVSRKFARLDTERLKLSIYECGPEVTKQPNTISAQFYLIALLFILFDVEIIFMFPWAIDFKLLGWFGFAEMILFILLLTIGFVYAWKKGALEWHSIK; translated from the coding sequence ATGACTCATGTAATTACAGAACATCCGTATTTCGGTGTATTTGTTTTATTCGCGTTGACAGCAGTGGCGTTCCCGGCAACGCTATGGGCTGCACGTTTCGTTAGTAGAAAATTTGCAAGACTGGATACGGAAAGATTAAAATTAAGTATATACGAATGTGGACCAGAGGTGACCAAACAGCCTAACACCATTTCTGCACAGTTTTACCTGATAGCACTTTTGTTTATCTTGTTCGATGTAGAGATCATCTTTATGTTCCCTTGGGCAATCGACTTTAAATTACTTGGTTGGTTCGGTTTTGCTGAGATGATACTATTTATCTTACTACTTACGATTGGTTTCGTATATGCATGGAAAAAAGGAGCACTTGAATGGCACAGCATCAAGTAA
- a CDS encoding rhodanese-like domain-containing protein, with translation MTLFKNPMNVLYWIAMAGLVFWFAYSKGWIFANFESIDAKQAIYLLENDDNVTLLDVRTIEEYKSGHLRDATLIPVQALSQNLGMLKQDKDKKIIVYCRTGSRSVTASRILEKNGFTPLNVKGGIIKLIGAGADLVK, from the coding sequence GTGACTCTTTTTAAAAACCCTATGAATGTACTCTACTGGATCGCCATGGCAGGCCTGGTTTTTTGGTTTGCCTACTCAAAAGGGTGGATATTTGCCAACTTTGAATCCATCGATGCCAAACAGGCCATCTATCTGCTGGAAAATGACGATAACGTAACACTGCTTGATGTAAGAACCATAGAGGAGTATAAAAGCGGCCACCTCAGAGATGCGACACTCATTCCCGTACAGGCACTCAGTCAAAATCTGGGAATGCTCAAACAAGATAAAGATAAAAAGATCATTGTCTATTGCAGAACGGGAAGCAGAAGTGTGACTGCCTCACGCATATTAGAAAAGAACGGCTTTACCCCGCTGAATGTCAAAGGCGGGATCATCAAACTGATCGGTGCAGGTGCAGATTTAGTCAAATAG
- a CDS encoding ATP-binding protein, which translates to MKYLIDFIETKDVKKTLIFEHLKCTIEEASLVQYICKRYVAGLEEVSVLEMLQENFSSEGYVYLEKLGLVKNLLDLGWMIQVSFGQVKAHEASTLELLSTSVTPSISLLRLLEEGSLEIFLPEVKPYTDHLEYLQDQFDMVSLLHKIATFKQGFADNSLSIGRLKNKLTLLTTRIEERVKMTETPIVVEEFFKEKELDEKEKRIFLALLKEEYSGGEGQFRDMNTLIELISFDEYEKIKNRALLEDGAKLISEDIIDYEEILNMFGGVSRSFYLQEEVMQRIIHPKKSKKVTKLKLDALVQEQELFEYLKPTTTLDDVVLHPKTRETLQNVVKQVDKEVFKKLREWGIKDKRKGIDARIIFYGPAGTGKTMTAMSLAKTLKRPILSFDCSKILSMYVGESEKNVRRIFDDFKELRTKAKVDPILLLNEADQFLSARSEGTGSSADKMHNQMQNIFLEQIEKFDGILIATTNLLGNIDKAFSRRFNYKIEFKKPGRKQRLRLWQFMLPENADYEEGFDMAELSKYELTGGQINLIIKNTAYKVAVREESVFGNQDFLEEIEKELGSSFEGAKSMGFKV; encoded by the coding sequence TTGAAATACCTTATTGACTTTATTGAAACAAAAGATGTGAAGAAGACATTGATCTTTGAACATTTGAAATGTACGATAGAAGAAGCATCTTTAGTCCAGTATATCTGTAAACGTTACGTGGCAGGGCTGGAAGAAGTCTCTGTGCTGGAGATGCTGCAGGAGAATTTTTCATCAGAGGGGTATGTCTATCTGGAAAAACTCGGATTGGTCAAAAATCTTTTGGACCTGGGATGGATGATCCAAGTGAGTTTCGGGCAGGTCAAAGCACATGAAGCATCCACGCTGGAACTGCTCAGTACTTCTGTGACACCAAGTATCTCTCTGTTGCGTCTGCTGGAAGAGGGGTCATTGGAGATCTTCCTCCCGGAAGTCAAACCGTACACGGACCACCTCGAGTATCTTCAGGATCAGTTTGACATGGTGTCGCTTTTACATAAGATCGCTACATTCAAACAGGGCTTTGCAGACAATTCACTGAGTATAGGACGATTGAAAAATAAATTGACACTTTTGACAACGCGTATAGAAGAGCGTGTCAAAATGACAGAAACACCTATCGTTGTCGAAGAGTTCTTTAAAGAAAAAGAGCTGGATGAAAAAGAAAAAAGGATATTCCTGGCACTGCTTAAAGAAGAGTACAGCGGAGGAGAAGGACAATTCAGGGATATGAACACGCTGATAGAGCTCATCAGTTTTGACGAGTACGAAAAGATAAAGAACCGTGCGCTGCTCGAAGATGGAGCAAAACTCATCTCGGAGGATATCATCGATTATGAAGAGATACTGAATATGTTTGGTGGGGTAAGCCGTTCTTTTTATCTGCAAGAAGAGGTGATGCAGCGTATCATACATCCTAAAAAAAGCAAAAAGGTCACCAAGCTCAAGTTGGATGCACTGGTACAGGAACAAGAGCTTTTCGAGTACCTAAAACCTACAACCACTCTAGATGATGTGGTACTGCATCCTAAGACAAGAGAGACATTACAAAACGTTGTCAAACAGGTTGACAAAGAGGTGTTTAAAAAGCTCAGAGAGTGGGGGATCAAAGACAAACGTAAAGGTATTGATGCACGTATCATTTTCTACGGTCCCGCAGGAACAGGGAAAACAATGACCGCGATGAGTCTGGCTAAAACACTCAAGCGCCCCATACTCTCATTTGACTGTTCCAAGATCCTCTCTATGTATGTAGGGGAGAGTGAAAAGAATGTACGTAGGATATTTGATGATTTTAAAGAGTTGCGTACCAAAGCAAAAGTAGATCCTATCTTACTGCTCAATGAAGCCGATCAATTTTTGAGTGCAAGAAGCGAAGGGACAGGAAGTTCGGCAGATAAAATGCATAACCAAATGCAAAATATCTTTCTCGAACAGATAGAAAAATTTGACGGTATACTGATCGCTACGACCAATTTGCTGGGTAACATCGATAAAGCGTTTTCAAGGCGTTTCAATTACAAGATCGAATTTAAAAAACCGGGGAGAAAACAGCGTCTCAGATTGTGGCAGTTCATGCTTCCCGAAAATGCGGATTATGAAGAGGGATTTGATATGGCAGAACTTTCCAAATACGAACTCACCGGCGGTCAGATCAATCTTATCATCAAAAACACAGCCTATAAAGTAGCGGTACGTGAAGAGAGTGTATTTGGCAATCAGGACTTCCTTGAAGAGATCGAGAAAGAGCTTGGTTCGAGCTTTGAAGGGGCAAAAAGTATGGGCTTTAAAGTTTAA